From the genome of Natronospira bacteriovora:
AGGTCCTTTTTCAAGCGCCATATGCCCACCAGGGAAATCCTGGCGGAGTATCGCCTGTTCAGACCGTTTGCCGCCCTCCTCAGTGACCCGGGTCTGTGGGCCCTGAGCCGCCGCAGTACGGCAAAGGCCTTCGGCGTGGGCCTGTTTACGGCCTGGCTGCCGATCCCCTTTCAGACCATCGTCATCATCGCCCTGGTCGCCTTTCTGCGGGTCAACCTGCCGGTCGCCATCCTGGCCAGCTTCATCTCCAACCCCATCAGCATGGGCCCGATGATGGTGCTGGCCTATGGGCTTGGCAACCTCATGCTGCAACAGCCGACACGCACCGAAGATCTGGATTTTGGCCTGGCCATGATCTGGGAAGAGGTCGGTCGGGTCGGGCTGCCACTGATTACCGGCTGCCTGACGCTGGGGGTGATCACCGGGGTACTGGCCGCGGTGACGATCAATGTCCTGTGGCGGATTTCCCTGGTTCGGCGATTCCGTACCCGGCGGGCCCGGCGACGGCTAATGGGCATCCGTTTCCGAAGACGGAAACGGAGAAAACCGGACGGTGATTCAGCCTGACTGACCGGAAATTCTTCCGGCCCGGCTGCTCAGGCCTTGAGCCAGCCATCCTCCAGCTCGTGAATAGTGGACATTCGGGCAGCCAGCGCCCGATCATGGGTTACCATAACCAGTGCCGTACCCAACTCTGCGTTCAGTGACAGCATGAGATCCGCCACCTGCTCGCCGGTCCGCGAATCCAGGTTGCCCGTGGGCTCATCCGCCAGCAGCACGGCGGGACGTGTCACCAGGGCGCGGGCAATGGCTGCCCGCTGACGTTCCCCACCCGACAGCTCCCCCGGCTTGTGCCCGAGGCGATGCCCGAGACCGACGGCTTCCAGTAATTCTCCAGCCGCCCCACGGGCCAGCGCCGTGCCTTCCCGCCGAACCAGCAAGGGCATGGCCACATTTTCAAGGGCCGTGAACTCGGGGAGCAGATGATGGAACTGGTAGACGAAGCCGATGGAACGATTTCGCAAGCGTCCGCGCTCCGCATCACTGAGTTCATGCATGGGCTGGCCGTTGACCCAGACCTCACCTTCCGTTGGCTGATCGAGACCGCCGAGCAGGTGCAGCAGCGTACTCTTGCCGGATCCGGAGGCCCCGAGAATGGCAGCCGTTTCACCCGGTTGTATGGCAAGGGTTACCGCGTGCAGAACCTCGACCCGGTCACCGGCATCGCTGAAGGCCCGGCTGAGATTGTGGCAGCCGATGGCCGCCCTGCTCAGGGCACTGTCCACGGTCTTCGCATCCCGCGCCTTGTCTGGCTCATTCATAACGCAAAGCCTCCGCCGGCTGGGTGCGTGAAGCGCGCCACG
Proteins encoded in this window:
- a CDS encoding DUF2062 domain-containing protein, which gives rise to MPRSFFKRHMPTREILAEYRLFRPFAALLSDPGLWALSRRSTAKAFGVGLFTAWLPIPFQTIVIIALVAFLRVNLPVAILASFISNPISMGPMMVLAYGLGNLMLQQPTRTEDLDFGLAMIWEEVGRVGLPLITGCLTLGVITGVLAAVTINVLWRISLVRRFRTRRARRRLMGIRFRRRKRRKPDGDSA
- a CDS encoding ABC transporter ATP-binding protein encodes the protein MNEPDKARDAKTVDSALSRAAIGCHNLSRAFSDAGDRVEVLHAVTLAIQPGETAAILGASGSGKSTLLHLLGGLDQPTEGEVWVNGQPMHELSDAERGRLRNRSIGFVYQFHHLLPEFTALENVAMPLLVRREGTALARGAAGELLEAVGLGHRLGHKPGELSGGERQRAAIARALVTRPAVLLADEPTGNLDSRTGEQVADLMLSLNAELGTALVMVTHDRALAARMSTIHELEDGWLKA